In Lysinibacillus sp. FSL M8-0337, the following proteins share a genomic window:
- a CDS encoding nitric oxide synthase oxygenase, which yields MNLQEIQRFLALYQLEQNESEQWLTNRLQQVVTEGAYTPTTEELTFGARVAWRNSNKCIGRLFWQSLHVEDAREVLDEHAIFEKLLHHIQYATNGGKIRPTITVFASDRVKIWNHQLIRYAGYETEAGIIGDPHSVAFTKVCESLGWQGARTPFDVLPLVIQVDGRKPQWFPIPSGDVLEVAIRHPEHPKVGELGMKWYAVPIISSMRFQMAGIDFQAAPFNGWYMGTEIGARNLADHDRYDMLPKIAEIFNLDTTKQASLWRDRALVELNIAVLHSFKEDGVSIVDHHTAAQQFKLFEEAEHKAGRDLTGNWTWLIPPLSPATTHIFHKPYVNVYHTPNYFYQKPPY from the coding sequence ATGAATTTACAAGAGATACAACGTTTTTTAGCACTTTATCAATTGGAACAAAATGAGTCGGAACAATGGCTTACAAATAGATTACAGCAAGTTGTCACAGAGGGCGCATATACTCCTACAACGGAAGAGCTTACTTTTGGCGCGAGAGTAGCATGGCGTAATAGTAATAAATGTATTGGGAGATTATTTTGGCAATCACTTCATGTTGAGGATGCACGTGAGGTTTTAGATGAGCATGCTATTTTTGAGAAATTACTTCACCATATTCAATATGCAACAAATGGTGGTAAGATTCGCCCGACTATAACGGTATTTGCCTCTGATAGAGTAAAAATATGGAATCATCAGCTTATACGTTATGCAGGTTATGAAACAGAAGCAGGGATTATTGGTGATCCCCATTCGGTGGCATTTACTAAAGTGTGTGAATCACTTGGTTGGCAGGGAGCAAGAACACCATTTGATGTGCTACCACTTGTGATCCAAGTAGATGGCCGTAAACCGCAATGGTTTCCAATCCCGAGTGGTGATGTATTAGAGGTTGCGATTCGTCACCCTGAACATCCTAAGGTAGGAGAACTAGGAATGAAGTGGTATGCGGTGCCAATTATATCGAGCATGCGCTTTCAAATGGCGGGTATTGACTTTCAGGCAGCCCCCTTTAATGGCTGGTATATGGGGACAGAAATTGGAGCACGGAATTTAGCTGATCATGACCGTTATGATATGTTACCGAAGATAGCAGAAATTTTTAATCTTGATACAACAAAGCAAGCATCTCTTTGGCGTGATCGTGCGCTAGTAGAATTAAATATTGCTGTTCTTCATTCCTTTAAAGAAGATGGCGTAAGTATTGTTGATCATCATACCGCAGCACAGCAATTTAAGCTATTTGAAGAAGCAGAGCACAAGGCAGGGCGCGATTTAACAGGCAACTGGACTTGGTTGATTCCACCATTATCGCCTGCAACGACACATATTTTCCATAAGCCGTATGTAAATGTCTATCATACACCTAATTATTTTTACCAAAAACCCCCATACTAA
- a CDS encoding amino acid permease yields the protein MSEIKVNQLGHKAPKLKKELKSRHITMISLGGTIGTGLFLASGGAIAQAGPGGALLAYALIGIMVYFLMTSLGEMAAYMPSSGSFSTYATKFVDPALGFALGWNYWYNWAITIAAEIAAVSLIMKYWFPDSSSALWTVVFIMIVLTFNLLSVRSYGESEYWFAMIKVATVIVFIIVSLLMIFGILGGQAPVGFTNFFISDGPFHGGFLATFGIFLAAGFSFQGTELLGITAGETDDPGKNIPKAVKSVFWRIILFYILAIAAIGMLIPFTDARLLSEDIAVSPFTLVFDRLGIAFAASLMNAIILTAMLSAGNSGLYASSRMLWQLAVDGHAPKIFTKLSRRGIPIYALLLTLAVGCLAFLASFFGDGVVYMWLLNASGMSGFIAWLGIAFSHYRFRRAFEAQGLDSKLLPYKAKLYPFGPLFAFTVCMIVVIGQNYTAFTGDSIDWYGVLVSYIGIPLFVILWLGYKIKHKTKMIPLQKCDLKVEK from the coding sequence GTGAGTGAGATAAAAGTTAATCAGCTCGGCCATAAAGCACCGAAGCTGAAAAAAGAATTAAAAAGTCGTCATATTACGATGATTTCATTAGGCGGTACTATTGGGACTGGGCTATTTTTAGCAAGTGGTGGCGCTATTGCACAGGCTGGACCAGGTGGTGCACTACTTGCTTACGCATTAATCGGTATAATGGTGTACTTTTTAATGACTAGCTTGGGCGAAATGGCAGCTTATATGCCGTCATCGGGTTCATTTAGTACGTATGCAACAAAATTCGTAGATCCTGCTCTTGGCTTTGCCCTTGGTTGGAACTACTGGTATAACTGGGCGATCACAATTGCAGCAGAAATTGCAGCTGTTTCGCTTATTATGAAGTATTGGTTTCCTGATAGCTCCTCTGCATTATGGACAGTAGTATTTATTATGATTGTACTAACATTCAATTTACTATCTGTTAGAAGCTATGGTGAAAGTGAATATTGGTTTGCCATGATAAAAGTGGCGACTGTTATTGTTTTTATTATTGTCAGCCTATTGATGATTTTTGGTATTTTAGGAGGGCAAGCACCGGTTGGTTTCACGAATTTCTTTATAAGTGATGGTCCATTCCATGGTGGCTTCCTTGCAACATTCGGTATATTTTTAGCAGCTGGTTTCTCGTTCCAAGGAACAGAGTTATTAGGTATTACTGCTGGCGAAACGGATGACCCTGGAAAGAACATTCCAAAGGCTGTAAAATCCGTCTTCTGGCGTATTATTTTATTTTACATTTTAGCGATTGCGGCGATTGGGATGTTGATTCCATTTACGGATGCGCGCTTATTATCTGAAGATATTGCGGTATCTCCATTTACATTAGTATTCGATCGCTTAGGCATTGCTTTTGCTGCCTCATTAATGAATGCTATTATTTTAACTGCAATGTTGTCTGCAGGTAACTCTGGTTTATATGCATCATCACGTATGTTATGGCAATTAGCGGTAGATGGACATGCACCTAAAATTTTCACAAAATTAAGCCGTCGCGGCATTCCAATTTATGCATTACTGCTTACATTGGCAGTAGGCTGTCTAGCATTTTTAGCATCATTTTTTGGTGATGGCGTTGTCTATATGTGGCTTCTAAACGCTTCTGGGATGTCAGGCTTCATTGCATGGCTTGGTATTGCCTTTAGTCATTATCGCTTCCGCCGAGCGTTTGAAGCACAAGGGTTGGATTCAAAATTACTACCATATAAAGCAAAGCTATATCCATTTGGTCCGCTCTTTGCTTTCACCGTATGTATGATTGTAGTCATTGGTCAAAACTATACAGCATTCACTGGTGATTCAATTGACTGGTATGGCGTTCTTGTTTCATATATTGGTATCCCACTCTTTGTTATATTGTGGCTAGGCTATAAAATAAAACATAAAACAAAAATGATTCCACTACAAAAATGTGATTTAAAAGTGGAAAAATAA
- a CDS encoding MFS transporter has product MTTNEQSTYPSKKINWKGTTLLLVIGVIFLASTLRMPLTVVGPIISFIREDLGISNVLAGFLTTIPLLAFAIVSPFAPIVARKLGLELTLFLSTILLAGGIVLRSLGTTGLLVFGTMIIGVAISFGNVLIPGLLKLKFPYHVGLLMAFFTMSMNLTAGIGAGISYPIANAVLGWQGALAIALALVILTIVIWLPQLKFNKPESTVISTKARIPLWKSPVTWAVTGAMGLQSLLFYTTAAWIPEIYIAQGVAADRAGWMFSIMQISQVPMALVVPIIASKMTSQRPLVLMFTAFYIIGFTGVVMEWTSFAVLWMILLGLAGGASFALAMMFFTLRTRTAFEAADLSGFAQSLGYLLAAVGPILFGYLHDLFGGWNIAGWLFVAVTALLFFCSFRASKNEYIN; this is encoded by the coding sequence TTGACAACGAACGAACAATCTACTTATCCTAGCAAAAAGATTAACTGGAAGGGAACAACCCTACTGTTAGTCATCGGTGTAATTTTCCTTGCATCCACATTACGTATGCCCTTAACAGTTGTAGGGCCAATTATATCCTTTATACGTGAAGATCTTGGTATATCCAATGTACTTGCAGGCTTTCTTACAACAATCCCATTACTTGCATTCGCAATTGTATCCCCTTTTGCACCCATCGTTGCAAGAAAACTCGGTCTTGAATTAACACTATTTTTATCAACCATTTTATTAGCTGGAGGCATTGTCCTACGTTCACTTGGAACAACGGGATTACTCGTATTTGGTACAATGATTATCGGTGTCGCCATTTCATTCGGTAACGTCCTTATTCCAGGTCTACTAAAATTAAAATTTCCATACCATGTTGGTTTACTAATGGCGTTTTTTACAATGTCTATGAATTTAACAGCAGGGATCGGGGCTGGTATTAGCTACCCTATAGCCAATGCAGTGCTGGGCTGGCAAGGTGCACTTGCTATTGCTTTAGCGCTAGTCATATTAACAATTGTGATTTGGCTACCCCAATTAAAATTTAATAAGCCCGAATCAACTGTAATCTCTACAAAAGCGCGTATACCGTTGTGGAAATCACCAGTTACTTGGGCAGTTACCGGGGCAATGGGACTACAATCGTTATTATTTTATACTACCGCAGCTTGGATTCCTGAAATTTATATTGCACAAGGCGTAGCCGCGGATCGTGCGGGTTGGATGTTTTCCATCATGCAAATCTCACAAGTGCCCATGGCATTAGTTGTGCCTATAATCGCTAGCAAAATGACATCCCAGCGACCACTCGTTTTAATGTTTACAGCATTTTATATCATTGGTTTTACAGGCGTTGTGATGGAATGGACTAGTTTTGCTGTGTTGTGGATGATATTGCTTGGCTTAGCAGGTGGGGCTTCATTTGCACTTGCCATGATGTTCTTTACATTACGTACACGTACGGCTTTTGAGGCGGCAGATTTATCTGGCTTTGCACAATCCTTAGGTTATTTATTAGCCGCAGTCGGTCCAATTTTATTTGGCTATTTACATGATTTATTTGGCGGCTGGAATATCGCTGGGTGGCTATTTGTTGCCGTTACAGCTCTACTCTTCTTCTGTTCATTTAGAGCTTCTAAAAATGAATATATCAATTAA